GCGACGTGCTCGTCTCGCGCTGGAAGGCCGCCTTCCACCGCGAGCCCCCGCCACGCGTGCACACCAGCCTCATGCGCCGGGTGCTCGCCTGGCAGGCGCAAATCGAGGCCAGCGGCACGAAGACGCCTTTTTCCTCTCTGGCCCAGCCCCCATCGTCCAAGGCGGCCCCGCTGCTGCCTCCAGGCACCCGCCTGCTGCGCGAGTGGCAGGGCGCCACCTACGAGGTACTGGTCCTCCCAAAGGGCTTCCAGTACGGCGGCAAGACCTACACCAGCCTCACCGCCATCGCCCGCACCATCACCGGCACGCCCTGGTCGGGCCCGGCGTTCTTCGGGGTCAAGCGCTGATGGCGTCGAAGTCATCTGCCAAGGCCTTGGTCGCCGGCACGACCGGTACGAGCGGTGCGGCCGGCCAGATGGGTTTTCCGACGCTGGCTTGCGCGATCTACACCCGCAAATCCTCCGAAGAGGGCCTGGAGCAGGATTTCAATTCACTTCACGCCCAGCGCGAGGCCTGCGAGGCCTTCGTGCTCAGCCAGAAGAGCCTGGGCTGGACGCTCAACCCCACCACCTACGACGACGGCGGGTTCTCGGGCGGGAACGTGGAGCGGCCAGCGCTGAAGCGGCTGATCGCCGATGTGGAAGCCGGCAAGGTCAAGGTGATCGTGGTCTACAAGGTCGACCGGCTCACCCGGTCGTTGGCTGATTTCGCGAAGCTGGTTGAACTCTTCGATGCCAAGGGGGTTTCCTTTGTCTCGGTCACCCAGCAGTTCAACACCACCACCTCCATGGGGCGGCTGACCCTGAACGTCTTGCTGTCCTTTGCCCAGTTCGAGCGCGAGGTCACGGGAGAGCGTATCCGGGACAAGATCGCCGCATCCAAGCGCAAGGGCCTGTGGATGGGGGGAGTGCCTCCCGTGGGCTACCGGGCCAAGGGCCGAACCTTGGAGCCTGAGGCCCCGTACGCTGTACGGATTGCCGAGATCTACGCGCTGTACCTGCAGCTCAACTGCGTGCGCAAGGTGGCGGCCGAGCTGCAGGCCCGTGGCTGGCTCACGCCCGAGCGGGAGAACAAGCGGGAAGGATTTGGGGGCAACAAGCCGTTCAGCCGGGGACACCTGTACCGGATCCTGAGCAACCCCATCTACGTGGGTCTGCTCCCCCACCGAGGAGAAAACCACCCCGGCCAGCACCCGGCGATCGTGGAGCAGGCGCTGTGGGACCAGGTGCAGCAGCGCCTGGAAGCCAACCGCCAGGGACACAAGAGCCAATCCAAAGCGGCAGCCCCGAGCCTGCTCAGCGGCAAGCTCTTCGATGAAACCGGGCGCAGGCTCATCCCGTCGCACACCCGCAAGGGCAAAAAGCAGTACCGGTATTACGTGACGCCAGCCGACGACCCGGGTGAGCCGATCCGGCTGCCGGCCAGTGAACTCGAGAAGCTGGTGGTCCGGGCGATCATGGAGTGGAGCGCGAGTGAAAAGCGGGTGCTCGATGCCGTGGGCTGGAAGGACGCCAAGCGGGCCCAGGAAGCGCTCACCGGTGCCAAGAAGCTGGGGCAGGCGATTCAGCATGAAACAGGCGCACAAATCGCTAAGGCGGTGCGCCGGGTGGAGGTGGCGCCTGAGGAGGTGCGCGTCACGCTGGACCTGGTGGGCTGCGGGGTGCTGAAGGCGGAGATGAAGTCAGAGACAAAGTCCGCGACCCAAAACGGAGCAGGGCAGGGGAGTACCACGATCTCAGTGCCAGCGAAAAGAAAACGCTGCGGCATGGCGGTGCGCCTAGTGATCGGAGATAACGCCGCGGGGCAGACCACGAAGCGCGAGCCTGACCCGACGCTCGTGGCGCTGATGGCCAAGGGCAAGGCCTGGCTGCAGCAGTTCACTCGCGAAGGGCAGTCGATCGAGGAAATCGCCGAGCGCGAGAAGTTCAGCGTGCGCTACGTGAATCGGGTGATCAACATCGCGTTGCTGGCGCCGGACATCGTGCAGGCGATCGAGAAGGGTGAGCACCCTGAGGAGATCAATGCGGCCAAGCTGCTGACTTCGGTGCCGTTGCCTGAGGCCTGGGGCGCTCAGCGAGAAATGCTCCGGGTGGGAGGGCGGGCGCAATGACTGGCTTCAGGGAGCAGAGGCGTCACCGCTGCCCGGCAGCTGCTGGGACACAAAGTCCAGCACGGCCAGGCGCTGAGCGATGGACAAGCGGTGAAAGGCGAGGAGCAGGGCGGCTTCGTCATCGCTGGACGCGTAGAAGTAGGCAACTGGGACGTGCAGGACGTCGGCCAAGCGAGCCACCATGGAGTGATCTGGCGCGTGTTTGCCACGCTCGTACTGGTTCATCCGTGCACTGGCCGACATCTCGTCCACGCCGGCCAGCACGCCCAGCCGCTCTTGAGACAGCCCAGCCGCCAGCCGCGCGGCTTTAAGCCTCTTCGGAAAAACCAACAACACGCACCCCGTCTACGTCCAAGGCCGGGATCGTCTTGTTAACTCATGCGCTCTACACTAAGAAATACTGAGTGTAAGATGGCAATTAGATGGTGCTTGAAAGTGCGATTGCGTAAACGAGGGGAGGGTCGCTTGTAGGAGCAAGGGGTTCCGGTGAGTGTTCGTGATTCAAATCTAGAGCTGATTTATGAAAAACCTGATGATTCTTGTTTTGGTCGTGATGCTGTCGGGCTGTTTGCCCGATTCAATTTCGTTTGGCGGCGATAAGCCTGGGGAGGAAAAGATTGAAGAGGGCGCGGTGACCGCGGACGCGGGCACGTACTTCCGAAACCCGTCTTTGTACCTGGGCAAGCCCGTTTATCTGTACCTGCGTGAGGTGCAGGGCCCCACGAAGGAGCGGGTGTTCATGTCGCTGGACGAGCGCCCGCTGTTTCAACACACCGGGATGATCCCCACTGCCAAGTTGTTGGATCAGTGGCTGCAGGCCGGTCTTGATCCGGATGGCAACTACACCGTCACCTTCCGTGTGACCACGACGATTGAGATTCCAGGGACCCCGCCGGTTTACAAAACCGAGTTTGATCGATTTATCGTTAACACCGAGGACGGCCCGTCCATTGAAAATGGCCGCCGGCCAATGAATCTGACGTTGATCGATAGCCTGCCGCAAGAGCGGGTGAGGCGCCCAATTGCTAAAGTGGTCAAAGAGATCGAGAGCATTGCGCTCCATCCCGAGCGGTACGTTAATGGTCGCGTGCGCTCAGCGTTGACGATTCACAAAGACAAGCTTCGGGTACATGACGACAAGAGCTGGGTCGTCAAGTACAGGGACCTCAATGTCTTGCTGCCCAACTCCATCGCTCGATTCGACGCAACCGCGATGCCAAGTCTGTTCGACCTCGCTGTAGCTGGCACGCTCGAGTCGAAGAGGGATGGGTACTGGCTGACGGCTGATCAAGTCGGGTACCTTGTGCCAACCCGTTGAACTCGGCACGCACGGTGCGACGCAACTTCGTGTGAG
This is a stretch of genomic DNA from Hydrogenophaga crocea. It encodes these proteins:
- a CDS encoding recombinase family protein — translated: MASKSSAKALVAGTTGTSGAAGQMGFPTLACAIYTRKSSEEGLEQDFNSLHAQREACEAFVLSQKSLGWTLNPTTYDDGGFSGGNVERPALKRLIADVEAGKVKVIVVYKVDRLTRSLADFAKLVELFDAKGVSFVSVTQQFNTTTSMGRLTLNVLLSFAQFEREVTGERIRDKIAASKRKGLWMGGVPPVGYRAKGRTLEPEAPYAVRIAEIYALYLQLNCVRKVAAELQARGWLTPERENKREGFGGNKPFSRGHLYRILSNPIYVGLLPHRGENHPGQHPAIVEQALWDQVQQRLEANRQGHKSQSKAAAPSLLSGKLFDETGRRLIPSHTRKGKKQYRYYVTPADDPGEPIRLPASELEKLVVRAIMEWSASEKRVLDAVGWKDAKRAQEALTGAKKLGQAIQHETGAQIAKAVRRVEVAPEEVRVTLDLVGCGVLKAEMKSETKSATQNGAGQGSTTISVPAKRKRCGMAVRLVIGDNAAGQTTKREPDPTLVALMAKGKAWLQQFTREGQSIEEIAEREKFSVRYVNRVINIALLAPDIVQAIEKGEHPEEINAAKLLTSVPLPEAWGAQREMLRVGGRAQ
- a CDS encoding DUF2924 domain-containing protein; protein product: MSFPAEILTAERDVLVSRWKAAFHREPPPRVHTSLMRRVLAWQAQIEASGTKTPFSSLAQPPSSKAAPLLPPGTRLLREWQGATYEVLVLPKGFQYGGKTYTSLTAIARTITGTPWSGPAFFGVKR
- a CDS encoding helix-turn-helix transcriptional regulator, which codes for MLLVFPKRLKAARLAAGLSQERLGVLAGVDEMSASARMNQYERGKHAPDHSMVARLADVLHVPVAYFYASSDDEAALLLAFHRLSIAQRLAVLDFVSQQLPGSGDASAP